A genomic stretch from Aminobacter aminovorans includes:
- a CDS encoding Tim44/TimA family putative adaptor protein, with the protein MEFFDFGTIFFLIAAVVIFFQLRNVLGRRTGNERPPFDPYTAARSKPQDANGKPENVVSLPQRKRAPGEAADDAYVAIDAFAKPGTDLNKGLRAIKDADASFEPKGFVDGAKMAYEMIVMAYADGDRKTLKNLLSREVFDGFVAAIADREGRSEKIQSSFVGIDKADIVSAEMKGGEAHVTLRIVSELISATRDKAGEVIDGDPETVAEVKDVWTFARDTRSRDPNWKLVATEEED; encoded by the coding sequence ATGGAATTCTTCGATTTCGGCACGATTTTCTTTCTGATCGCAGCGGTCGTGATCTTCTTTCAGCTGCGTAACGTGCTTGGACGCCGCACTGGCAACGAACGTCCCCCCTTCGATCCTTACACTGCAGCCCGCAGCAAGCCGCAGGACGCCAATGGCAAGCCTGAGAACGTCGTGTCGCTGCCGCAGCGCAAGCGCGCTCCGGGCGAGGCTGCCGACGATGCTTATGTCGCGATCGACGCTTTCGCCAAGCCGGGCACCGACCTGAACAAGGGCCTGCGCGCCATCAAGGATGCCGACGCTTCCTTCGAGCCCAAGGGCTTCGTCGATGGCGCCAAGATGGCCTACGAGATGATCGTCATGGCCTATGCCGACGGTGACCGCAAGACGCTCAAGAACCTCCTGTCGCGTGAAGTCTTCGACGGCTTCGTCGCGGCCATCGCCGATCGCGAGGGCCGTTCGGAGAAGATCCAGTCCTCCTTCGTCGGCATCGACAAGGCCGACATCGTCTCGGCCGAGATGAAGGGCGGTGAGGCACATGTGACGTTGCGTATCGTCTCGGAGCTGATTTCGGCGACCCGCGACAAGGCTGGCGAGGTTATCGACGGCGATCCGGAGACGGTGGCCGAGGTCAAGGACGTCTGGACTTTCGCCCGTGACACCCGCTCGCGCGATCCGAACTGGAAGCTCGTCGCCACCGAGGAAGAAGACTGA
- a CDS encoding DUF1402 family protein, which translates to MKRVFFSAFLLATAFAIPQASATTIVAAGNVHAEQPDVPGASSKRTKAGKTTFDAKYRKVYALLQNDAELRGKIRTVANAYGIDPMHIVGAIVGEHTYNVDAYDRLQTYYVKAVSYLSSKLRFAYEGEDISDFIKRPEFADCAGKSGSYDLWECREHVWNQHFRGKNVSGTSFPNDRFSATFFQPFYAGQTFGIGQLNPLTALQMSDEVHKVSGLPKLDERDPNAVYKTIMDPDLTLPYVAATLKTSIDAYRNIAGFDISQNPGLTATLYNVGSPEARAYALKAENERRQAAGEPAKLPEENYYGWLVNDRLAELEALF; encoded by the coding sequence ATGAAACGCGTATTTTTCTCGGCATTTCTTCTGGCGACGGCTTTCGCCATTCCGCAGGCGTCGGCGACGACCATCGTCGCGGCCGGTAACGTCCATGCCGAACAGCCCGATGTTCCGGGCGCCTCGTCCAAGCGCACCAAGGCCGGCAAGACGACCTTCGACGCCAAGTACCGCAAGGTCTATGCGCTGCTGCAGAACGACGCCGAGTTGCGCGGCAAGATCAGGACGGTAGCTAACGCCTACGGCATCGACCCGATGCATATCGTCGGCGCCATCGTCGGCGAGCACACCTATAATGTCGACGCCTACGACCGGCTGCAGACCTACTACGTCAAGGCTGTTTCCTACCTCTCCAGCAAGCTGCGCTTCGCTTACGAAGGCGAGGATATATCCGATTTCATCAAGCGACCCGAATTCGCCGATTGCGCCGGCAAGTCGGGCAGCTACGATCTCTGGGAATGCCGCGAGCACGTCTGGAACCAGCATTTCCGCGGCAAGAACGTGAGCGGCACCAGCTTTCCCAATGACCGCTTCAGCGCCACCTTCTTCCAGCCCTTCTATGCCGGCCAGACTTTCGGCATCGGCCAGCTCAACCCGCTGACCGCGCTGCAGATGAGCGACGAGGTTCACAAGGTTTCCGGTCTGCCCAAGCTCGACGAGCGCGATCCGAATGCCGTCTACAAGACGATCATGGATCCCGACCTGACGCTGCCTTACGTCGCTGCGACACTGAAGACGTCGATCGACGCCTACAGGAACATCGCCGGCTTCGATATTTCGCAGAATCCCGGATTGACTGCGACGCTCTACAATGTCGGCAGCCCAGAAGCCCGTGCCTATGCGCTGAAAGCCGAGAACGAGCGGCGCCAGGCGGCCGGCGAGCCGGCAAAACTGCCCGAAGAAAACTATTACGGCTGGCTGGTCAACGACCGCTTGGCTGAGCTCGAGGCGTTGTTCTAG
- a CDS encoding GNAT family N-acetyltransferase — MTSYTFRSVELDDLAILAEWLAEPHVAEWWDDPETEIALIKEHIDSISVEPLIIELDGKPIGYLQSYDPHMEDDHPYQDQPFGTLGVDLTIGVPGLIGRGHGSAILAQFVEELFEEGVPRVIIDPHPDNKRAIRAYEKAGFVAFDTRTSEYGPALMMARDAEEDFDA, encoded by the coding sequence ATGACGTCCTACACATTCCGATCCGTCGAGCTGGACGACTTGGCTATCCTCGCCGAGTGGCTCGCCGAGCCGCATGTCGCTGAGTGGTGGGACGATCCCGAGACCGAGATCGCGCTGATCAAGGAGCACATCGACAGCATCTCGGTCGAACCGCTGATCATCGAGCTGGACGGCAAGCCGATAGGCTACCTCCAGAGCTACGATCCGCATATGGAGGACGACCATCCCTACCAGGACCAGCCCTTCGGCACGCTCGGCGTCGACCTGACGATCGGCGTACCGGGGCTGATCGGCAGGGGGCATGGCTCGGCGATCCTCGCGCAGTTCGTCGAAGAACTGTTCGAGGAGGGCGTCCCGCGCGTCATCATCGACCCGCATCCCGACAACAAGCGGGCGATCCGGGCCTATGAAAAGGCCGGCTTCGTGGCTTTCGACACGCGGACCTCCGAATATGGTCCGGCCCTGATGATGGCGCGTGATGCCGAAGAGGATTTCGACGCATGA
- a CDS encoding FxsA family protein: MLPLLLLALPLLEIAGFVVVGSEIGVLATIGLILLSGIVGSILLRVQGFGVMTRIRKEMDAGRDPSKELANGAMIVLAGILLLIPGFISDIIGILLFLPPVRALAWRFLSKRVRFSTDFGGFARRGGPAGGKTIDLDEDDFTRQPDPNSPWRSIRDE; the protein is encoded by the coding sequence ATGCTGCCCCTCCTGCTCCTTGCCCTGCCTTTGCTCGAGATTGCCGGCTTTGTGGTGGTCGGCAGCGAAATCGGCGTGCTTGCGACAATCGGCCTGATCCTGCTCAGCGGCATCGTCGGGTCGATCCTGCTGCGCGTCCAGGGTTTCGGCGTCATGACCCGGATCCGCAAGGAAATGGATGCTGGCCGCGATCCTTCCAAGGAACTGGCCAATGGCGCGATGATCGTGCTGGCCGGCATCCTGCTTTTGATCCCGGGCTTCATCAGCGACATCATCGGCATCCTGCTGTTCCTGCCGCCGGTGCGGGCGCTGGCCTGGCGCTTTCTCAGCAAGCGGGTGCGCTTCAGCACCGACTTCGGCGGCTTTGCCCGCCGCGGCGGTCCGGCCGGTGGCAAAACCATCGACCTCGACGAGGATGACTTCACGCGCCAGCCTGACCCCAATTCGCCGTGGCGCTCGATCCGCGACGAGTAG
- the hslU gene encoding ATP-dependent protease ATPase subunit HslU: protein MSTFSPREIVSELDRFIIGQKDAKRAVAIALRNRWRRQQLEGQMREEVMPKNILMIGPTGVGKTEISRRLAKLAGAPFVKVEATKFTEVGYVGRDVEQIIRDLVEIAIGLVREKMREDVKARAHVNAEERVLEALVGKTASPATRDSFRKKLRDGELDDKEIEVQVADTGNGGMPGFDIPGMPGGNIGVLNINDMLQKAMGGQRTKSRKTTVKESYALLIGDESDKLLDQDEVVRRALEVTENEGIVFLDEIDKIARGDVHGGPSREGVQRDLLPLVEGTTVATKYGPVKTDHILFIASGAFHVSKPSDLLPELQGRLPIRVELRALEKDDFRRILTETEASLIKQYIALMETEGVNLEFTDDAIDALAGIAVDLNASVENIGARRLQTVMERVLDEISYDAPDRNGTTVKIDAAYVQKHVGDLSRNTDLSRFIL, encoded by the coding sequence ATGTCCACATTCTCCCCCCGTGAGATCGTTTCAGAACTCGACCGCTTCATCATCGGCCAGAAGGACGCCAAGCGCGCCGTGGCCATCGCCCTGCGCAACCGCTGGCGCCGCCAGCAGTTGGAAGGCCAGATGCGCGAAGAGGTCATGCCCAAGAATATCCTGATGATCGGACCCACCGGCGTCGGCAAGACCGAGATCTCGCGCCGCCTGGCCAAGCTGGCCGGCGCGCCCTTCGTCAAGGTTGAGGCGACCAAGTTCACCGAGGTCGGCTATGTCGGCCGCGACGTCGAGCAGATCATCCGCGACCTGGTCGAAATCGCCATCGGCCTGGTGCGCGAAAAGATGCGCGAGGACGTCAAGGCACGTGCCCACGTCAACGCCGAGGAACGCGTGCTCGAAGCCCTCGTCGGCAAGACGGCCAGCCCGGCCACCCGCGACTCGTTCCGCAAGAAGCTGCGCGACGGCGAGCTCGACGACAAGGAAATCGAGGTCCAGGTCGCCGACACCGGCAATGGCGGCATGCCCGGCTTCGACATTCCCGGCATGCCCGGCGGCAATATCGGCGTGCTCAACATCAACGATATGCTGCAGAAGGCGATGGGCGGCCAGCGCACCAAGTCGCGTAAGACGACCGTCAAGGAATCCTATGCGCTACTGATCGGCGACGAGTCCGACAAGCTGCTCGACCAGGACGAGGTGGTTCGCCGGGCGCTCGAAGTGACCGAGAACGAAGGCATCGTCTTCCTGGACGAAATCGACAAGATCGCGCGCGGCGACGTCCATGGCGGTCCGTCACGTGAAGGCGTTCAGCGGGATCTGCTGCCGCTCGTCGAAGGCACGACGGTTGCGACCAAGTATGGGCCGGTGAAGACCGACCACATCCTGTTTATCGCCTCCGGTGCTTTCCACGTCTCCAAGCCCTCGGACCTTCTCCCGGAACTGCAGGGCCGCCTGCCGATCCGCGTCGAGCTTCGGGCGCTGGAAAAGGACGACTTCCGCCGCATCCTGACCGAAACCGAGGCGAGCCTGATCAAGCAGTACATCGCCCTGATGGAGACCGAAGGCGTCAACCTTGAGTTCACCGACGACGCCATCGACGCGCTCGCCGGCATTGCCGTCGACCTCAACGCCAGCGTCGAGAACATCGGCGCACGTCGCCTGCAGACGGTGATGGAGCGCGTGCTCGACGAGATCTCCTACGATGCGCCGGATCGCAACGGCACCACGGTGAAGATCGATGCAGCCTATGTGCAGAAGCATGTCGGCGACCTCTCGAGGAACACCGACCTGTCGCGCTTCATCCTCTGA
- a CDS encoding helix-turn-helix domain-containing protein, which produces MTPLGERIRELRRERGVSQKDMAAGIGVSAAYLSALEHGHRGVPTWAMIQKIIGYFNVIWDDAEELQKLAEGSHPRVVVDTAGLSPAATELANLMAEAIDELNDVELAALNAQVREAIARKKRR; this is translated from the coding sequence ATGACGCCGCTTGGCGAACGCATCCGCGAACTCCGGCGCGAACGCGGCGTCAGCCAGAAGGACATGGCCGCTGGCATCGGTGTCAGCGCCGCTTATCTCTCAGCCCTCGAGCATGGCCATCGTGGTGTGCCGACCTGGGCGATGATCCAGAAGATCATCGGCTACTTCAACGTCATCTGGGATGATGCCGAGGAGTTGCAGAAGTTGGCCGAGGGCTCGCATCCACGGGTGGTCGTCGACACGGCAGGATTGTCGCCGGCAGCAACCGAGCTTGCCAACCTCATGGCCGAAGCGATCGACGAACTGAACGATGTTGAACTGGCGGCACTGAATGCGCAGGTCCGCGAGGCGATCGCGCGCAAGAAGCGCAGGTAG
- a CDS encoding Smr/MutS family protein encodes MSSRRDRKLSDEERVLWNVIARTTAPLKGRRAVEIPEIPAAQQEKPAAAPAPAVQAQVAAAPTLPKRQYVAHTLDVPTRDKLSKGRLPIEGRVDLHGMTQDEAYSLLYAFLSRAHAGGLRYVLVITGKGNSKGGDGVLKRMVPAWLDTAPFRMLISSQDHAERHHGGSGALYIRIRRRLGA; translated from the coding sequence ATGAGCTCGCGCCGCGACCGCAAGCTGAGCGACGAAGAACGCGTGCTGTGGAACGTCATCGCCCGCACCACCGCGCCGCTCAAGGGCAGGCGCGCGGTCGAGATCCCGGAAATTCCCGCAGCACAGCAGGAAAAACCGGCGGCAGCTCCCGCTCCGGCGGTGCAGGCACAGGTGGCGGCGGCGCCGACGCTGCCGAAGCGGCAGTATGTCGCCCATACGCTCGATGTTCCGACACGCGACAAACTCTCCAAGGGCCGCCTGCCGATTGAGGGGCGGGTCGACCTGCACGGAATGACCCAGGACGAGGCCTATTCGCTGCTGTATGCCTTCTTGAGTCGCGCACATGCCGGCGGCCTGCGCTACGTGCTGGTCATCACCGGCAAGGGCAATTCGAAGGGCGGCGACGGCGTTTTGAAGCGCATGGTTCCGGCCTGGCTGGATACAGCTCCCTTTCGCATGCTGATTTCGAGCCAGGACCATGCCGAGCGCCACCATGGCGGCTCCGGCGCGCTTTACATCAGGATCAGGCGGAGGCTCGGTGCATGA
- the mltA gene encoding murein transglycosylase A codes for MLLSPAFTPVGFADLPGWHEDDQLDAFEAFCLSAFHVLTKPYRSGALGVAFDAFGPAYAEAREKPAANGSEARAFFERHFQPALVAPEDRDHGLVTGFYEPDVEASPVRTDTFSVPLLARPGDLVDVDDANRPAGMDPYLAFARNTPDGLIEYFDRPAIEQGALSGQGLEIAWVADPVDVFFVHVQGAARLNMIDGSLRRVTYAAKSGQRFTGPGGILAKIGEIPLELVTMQSIRAWFKANPHRVDEILWQNRSYIFFRQAEVDDAMLGPIAAAKVPLTPGRSVAVDRLLHTFGTPFHIVAPGLTAFGGKPFARLMIAQDTGSAITGPARGDLFAGSGFAAGEVAGVVRNDADFFALLPKSLIVGAQS; via the coding sequence GTGCTGCTCTCGCCCGCATTCACTCCGGTCGGTTTCGCCGACCTGCCGGGCTGGCATGAAGATGACCAGTTGGATGCCTTCGAGGCCTTCTGTCTCTCTGCTTTCCACGTCCTGACCAAACCCTACCGCAGCGGCGCCCTCGGCGTCGCTTTCGACGCTTTTGGCCCAGCCTATGCCGAGGCGCGCGAAAAGCCGGCTGCCAATGGCAGCGAAGCCCGCGCGTTCTTCGAGCGCCATTTCCAGCCTGCCCTCGTCGCACCCGAAGACCGCGACCATGGCCTCGTCACCGGCTTTTATGAGCCTGACGTTGAGGCCTCTCCTGTTCGCACCGACACATTTTCCGTGCCGCTGCTGGCGCGCCCAGGCGATCTCGTCGATGTCGATGACGCCAATCGACCCGCCGGCATGGACCCCTACCTCGCTTTTGCCAGGAACACACCGGACGGGCTGATCGAGTATTTCGACCGCCCCGCGATTGAACAGGGTGCGTTGTCGGGTCAAGGATTGGAGATCGCCTGGGTCGCTGATCCGGTCGACGTGTTCTTCGTCCATGTCCAGGGCGCTGCCCGGCTGAACATGATCGATGGGTCGCTGCGTCGCGTGACCTATGCCGCCAAATCCGGCCAGCGCTTCACCGGTCCGGGTGGAATTCTCGCCAAGATTGGCGAAATCCCGCTCGAACTGGTGACGATGCAATCGATCCGGGCCTGGTTCAAAGCCAATCCTCACCGTGTCGATGAGATCCTTTGGCAGAATCGGTCCTACATCTTCTTCCGGCAGGCCGAGGTGGATGATGCAATGCTGGGTCCGATCGCCGCCGCGAAAGTGCCGCTGACGCCTGGCCGTTCGGTTGCTGTCGACCGTTTGCTGCACACCTTCGGCACGCCGTTTCATATCGTCGCCCCCGGTCTCACCGCATTCGGCGGCAAACCCTTCGCCCGGCTGATGATCGCCCAGGACACGGGTTCCGCGATAACGGGCCCGGCGCGTGGCGACCTGTTTGCCGGTTCCGGCTTCGCGGCGGGCGAAGTCGCCGGCGTCGTCCGCAACGATGCTGATTTCTTCGCGCTTCTGCCGAAATCCCTGATCGTCGGGGCTCAGTCATGA